Proteins from one Actinomycetota bacterium genomic window:
- the lnt gene encoding apolipoprotein N-acyltransferase encodes MRIYKRLFLILLSSVMLILSFTDNLAFLSWFALISYIIALSKSNFRSAIFLSALTGLLFFAGITYWFTEYSYVYWFPILGLLSVFFIFYGFIFKLIFLKIKWACLRILLISSVWIAVEFLRHRTFLAFPWGVLGYSQHSFLPIMQLSKLTGVLGVSLLIVLLNLCCAEIIMYFINLRLSSVESGSGIAYISAKTNFNEDFNNKASCQLVAKSRNKPGNHAVLRKSFFKKPVFIFSITVVAVILLNVIFGTVYIRKNSNQYEGEKLEIAMVQPNVSFDDKFATDTDVLIPQRMESDKKYFKEGTELIVFPESVIWGLLEQERNNSFYKWVRNTAAEENLYFIMGQIVWDEENNYYNTVYLYNPKLEIIGRYDKIHPLPCAEYMPYPDIFEFLSFMNMAKLNITPAKELILLNYPGKGNIGANICFESILQIISRIYRKTGADILFTFTDTAGFRESIAAWHHVIFSKTRAIENNCFMVHSGNNGISAVIDPYGRILAKTEIGKKEILYGSVYLNNKKSFYSLYGELFIYIYFGASFIVLLFYIIEVKNKKKQDEE; translated from the coding sequence ATGAGAATTTACAAACGATTGTTTCTGATTTTGCTATCTTCGGTAATGCTTATACTCTCTTTTACCGATAATCTTGCTTTTCTTTCCTGGTTTGCTCTTATTTCATATATTATTGCATTATCAAAATCAAATTTCCGTTCAGCAATATTTCTCAGCGCTCTTACCGGATTATTATTTTTTGCGGGGATAACTTACTGGTTTACGGAGTACAGTTATGTTTACTGGTTTCCCATACTCGGGCTGCTTTCAGTTTTTTTCATTTTTTATGGTTTTATATTTAAATTAATATTTTTAAAAATAAAATGGGCGTGTCTTAGAATTCTGCTTATTTCTTCTGTGTGGATAGCAGTAGAGTTTTTAAGACACAGGACATTTCTTGCATTCCCATGGGGAGTACTCGGCTATTCCCAGCACTCGTTCCTTCCGATCATGCAGCTAAGCAAGTTAACAGGAGTTCTGGGCGTATCTCTTCTTATAGTTCTTCTTAATCTTTGCTGTGCTGAAATAATAATGTATTTTATTAATTTGCGATTATCTTCTGTAGAGTCCGGCTCAGGCATTGCATATATATCTGCCAAAACTAATTTTAATGAAGATTTTAATAATAAAGCATCATGTCAGCTCGTAGCAAAATCCAGGAATAAACCCGGAAATCATGCTGTTTTGAGAAAAAGCTTTTTTAAAAAACCGGTTTTTATTTTTTCAATAACAGTAGTAGCCGTCATCCTTTTAAATGTGATTTTCGGTACAGTTTATATCAGAAAAAACAGCAATCAATATGAAGGAGAAAAACTTGAAATTGCAATGGTTCAGCCTAATGTATCATTTGATGATAAATTTGCGACAGATACGGATGTACTGATACCACAGAGAATGGAATCGGATAAAAAGTATTTTAAAGAAGGTACGGAGCTTATTGTTTTTCCTGAAAGTGTAATATGGGGCTTGCTTGAGCAGGAAAGAAATAATTCATTTTACAAATGGGTCAGAAATACAGCTGCAGAAGAAAATCTTTATTTCATAATGGGACAGATAGTATGGGATGAAGAAAATAATTACTACAATACTGTTTATCTTTATAATCCTAAGCTTGAAATAATCGGGAGATATGATAAGATCCATCCTCTTCCATGCGCAGAATACATGCCTTACCCCGATATATTCGAGTTTTTAAGTTTTATGAATATGGCAAAACTGAATATCACTCCTGCAAAAGAACTTATATTGCTAAACTATCCGGGAAAAGGGAACATAGGGGCTAATATATGTTTTGAATCGATATTGCAGATTATATCAAGAATATATAGAAAAACGGGTGCAGATATTTTATTTACTTTTACTGATACGGCAGGATTTAGGGAAAGCATTGCTGCATGGCATCATGTAATATTTTCCAAAACCAGGGCAATAGAAAATAATTGTTTCATGGTGCATTCAGGCAACAATGGAATATCTGCTGTCATAGATCCTTATGGCAGAATCCTTGCAAAAACTGAAATAGGAAAGAAGGAAATACTATACGGGAGTGTTTATCTCAATAATAAAAAATCATTTTACTCCCTTTACGGGGAACTATTTATCTACATATATTTTGGCGCTTCTTTTATAGTTCTTTTGTTTTATATTATAGAAGTTAAAAATAAAAAGAAGCAGGATGAAGAATAG